The following DNA comes from Populus trichocarpa isolate Nisqually-1 chromosome 19, P.trichocarpa_v4.1, whole genome shotgun sequence.
TCATGAATGAACTTAAGTGATTCAGTCTTCATCGGCACTGTCGGTATTATTTACTTAAAATCGCTACATAATTAACATCAATCAGCCTTTgtgatatatatacatatatataccaTTTAATTATCCTAAAAAGAGTTAATGcattgtcatatatatatatatatatatatatatatatatatatatatatatataaacaccttATAACACGTCCTTCTAATTGTAGCATATAACATGTCCTTCTAAttgtagcatatatatataaaagaaacaccATATAACATGTCCTTCTTATAACACGTCCTTCTAATTGTAGCATATAACACATCCTTCTAATTGtagcatatatatatgtatataaaacacCTTATAACACGTCCTTCTTATAACACGTCCTTCTAATTGTAGCGTATAACACGTCTTTCTAAttgtagcatatatatatatatataaaacaccttATAACACGTCTTCCTTATAACACGTCATTCTAATTGTAGCATATAACACatccttttaattatatatatatgtatataaaatacCTTATAACACGTCATTCTTATAACACGTCCTTCTAATTGTAGCATATAACACGTCCTTCTAATTGTAgcttatatatatgtatataaaacacCTTATAACACGTCCTTCTTATAACACGTCCTTCTAAttgtagcatatatatatatatatataaaaaaaacagcttataACACGTCCTTCTAAttgtagcatatatatatatatatatatatataaaacaccttATAACACGTCCTTCTAATTGTAGCATATAACACGTCCTTTTAATTGtagcatatatatatgtatataaaacacCTTATAACACGTCCTTCTAATTGtagcatatatatatgtatataaaacacCTTATAACACGTCCTTCTAAttgtagcatatatatataaaaaaaacaccttataaCACGTCCTTCTAATTGtagcatatatatatgtatataaaaaacatcttaTAACACGTCCTTCTAATTGTAGCATATAACACGTCCTTCTAAttgtagcatatatatatatatatatatatatatatatatatatatatatgtatataaaacacCTTATAACACGTTCTTCTAAttgtagcatatatatatatataaaacaccttATAACACGTCCTTCTAATTGTAGCATATATCACGTCCTTCTAATtgtagcatatatatatttatataaaacacctTATAACACGTCCTTCTAATTGtagcatatatatatgtatataaaacacCTTATAACACGTCCTTCTAATTGTAGCATATAACACGTCCTTCTAAttgtagcatatatatatatatgtatataaaacacCTTATAACACGTCCTTCTAATTGTagcatgctacaatttgaaggacgtgttatatatatatatatatatatatatatatatatatatatatatatataagcggATGGGTCCATATACTTACCAATATTCATGGTTTGGGTTCTTGTCTGACGTCCTCGATCGTTACTTTTGATGAGTTATAGATACTAGAAACCTCATCTGTTTCAAATTTTGGATTTGTTAGGATACTGGCATGCAAACCCAACAAGATAAAAGGCAAAGGAtaggataaaatgagaaattagacACACAAAAATTTACGTAGTTCACCCAATTTGGCTACGTCCACGGGcaagtatagaaggattttactaagtaatgtgggaattacaacctctctctactaataggagaaaaactaaaatctctCTATTACTCTCTCTTCACTCTCTCTCACAAATACCTCACAACGTTGTAAACTAATGCACTCGGTCCGATagcaaaatttcaaaatattatccATCTATATTGCTTTCCATGTATTTTGCAGCACCCAATTGGCTTTATCCCAACTAAGATAGATCCCATCTTCCTTCATCAACGAATACACGGTTCCATGATGAAGGAAGATGGGATCTATCTTAGTTGGGATAAAGCCAATTGGGTGCTGCAAAATACATGGAAAGCAATATAGATGgacaatattttgaaattttgcgTTCGGTTTTATGGTAATTATCGGACCGAGTGCATTAGTTTACAACGTGACTCTTTCGtgtaataataaattgattgtTACCGCTATTGTtcgtttaataatattataatacatTGGGGAtggatttcaagttaatttaaaatgcaAGAGTTGACCAGTAGTCATTATCAACATGCAAGATTGTAAGCCAATTTCCACCCCACTTcctattaacttcaaattatcctCAAGTATGTCTCCTAGCAATGAAGCAGAGAGGATGAAGATGTCTCGAGTACCGTATGCATCAGCAGTGAGAAGTTTAATGTTTGCCATGATATGTACAAGACCAGACATTGCACAAGCAGTGGGAGTAGCTAGTCGATACATGGAAAATCCTAGTAGAGAGCATTGGAATACTATTAAGAGGATTTTGAGATACATCAAGGGCACCTCAGATGCTGCATTATGTTATGGAGGATCAGAATTTACCGTCAGAGGTtatgttgattcagattttgctGGCGaccttgagaaaagaaaatccactaCAGGCTATGTGTTCATAATTGCAGGAGGAGTTGTGAGCTGGGTCTCTAAAATTCAGACTGTTGTAGCTTTATTCACAACAGAAGCTGAGTACATGGCAGCTACACAAGCTTGTAAAGAAGCAATATGGATGAAAAAACTTATGGAGGAGCTCGGGCACAAACAAGAGAAGATTCCTTTATATTGTGATAGTCAGAGTGCTTTACATATTGCAAGGAATCTCGCGTTtcattcaagaacaaaacacatAGATGTTCAGTATCACTTTGTTCGCGAAGTGGTGGAAGATGGAAGTGTAGATTTTCAGAAGGTTCACACAAAGGAAAACCCAGCAGATGCTTTGACCGAACCAGTCAACACTGACAAGTACATAGGTGCAGATCCTCTTATGGCTTAACAGAAATGTAAGCAGCATGAAGATGACAAGTATAGAAAGGATAGAAGAATCACAGATGATCAAGTGTGAAGACTTGATTAAATCATCAAAGTCTTCAAGTGGGAGAATGTGAAGCCAACTAAACATTGTTGGCAAAGTCAACAATGTTGGGCACCAATTTGGTACCACTTGCAGCACCAATTGGTGCCCCTTGTCCTTTGCTTGGatgtttgcctataaataggcaatgCATCCAAGCTTATTTTACACACCACAAGAGAGAAACTTGAGAGCAagtagagagaaagaagagagagtgaaGAGAGAGTAATCCCACAAAATTGTAAGGTATTTGTAAGATAGTAAGTGAGGTGTTTTCTCCTagtaatagagagatttcagttgttctcctATTAGTAGAGAGAGGTTATAATTTCCACATTACTTATtaaaatccttctatacttgCCCGTGGACATAGCCTAATTTGggtgaaccacgtaaattcttgtgtgtcatgatttctcattttatccttGTACCTTACCTTTTATCTTGTCGGGTTTGCATGTCAGTATCCTAACAAAATGTCTGTGTATCTAACAGTCAAAGACCAATGAAGTTGCTCGATCTTTAACACCGCTCATGCATATATAAATGCACTTGTCTATCTGATATTTCTGTGCTTGCCAAACCACATCGCCCTCTAAGTCCGAAAATCAAAAAACACTGAAGCGCAAGAATAACAAGACTAGAACACCAtggtttgcttttgttttcttgttgatCAGACCCGGAAGGTGAGAAGAAGCAAGCCGGCAGCCGGAATATGTTCAAGGTGTGGTGGTGGAGCAAGTGTAGCTGATATGAAAACTTGTACAAGATTTTGCTATGTGCCATTTTACTGGAAATCTTGGAGAGCTATCATGTGTACTTTCTGTGGAGCTGTACTCAAATCTTACCActgaattattttgttttagaggACTTCTAGCATGGTATTTCTTTCCCACTTAGTTTAtagaattttaattaagttCTGTATGCTTTGGagctaattataaaaaacatgctTAATTTTACCCCTAATTTTTCGTGGCTTGTTATAGAATTTTTTCCCTCTTCTGTTTGTACCATTTTGTAATGTGAAATTTGCTTGAGGGAATTGTAGAAAGCAgcattgttcttaaaaaaagaaaagaaaaggaaaaaaaaaagttacagagAGCTCCTTCCCAAGAGGGAGATGTGCAATTTTTCCCTTGTTTGCACCCAAAAAATACAGGACAATGGTTTGGTCTGCAGTCCTGCAGTTTGTGCAGAATTTGTAATAAATTTACAGGTGGAAAGCTTTTATTAGGAGGATGGAGATGGCTGAACAGTGATGCCTCATCAAGTGTAAAGGACATGGAAGATGAAGTGTTGGTGATGCCGATAGCTATATGTTTGTATGGCGTCTGTTTTCAGAAATAAATGAAGTGATTGAACCTTCCATTGACCTAAAACACGGCATCAATTATACAACAATTAATTCTCTGTTTTCAAAGTTTAGGCTGCTCCAATCTTCTCCCAATTTCTTCATAATATTGAACTTAGTTTTCTTTGATGATCTAATTAAGGAAAAGTAGAAGTGTTAACTTCTCATAATTTATATATGATCATGAAATAGCAGGAGGATGAAGATTAAGAGAAtttcccatcttttttttttttgttactgaGGGATTCAAAAAAATCCCCAGACTATAATAATGCCATAGAATTGGAAGACTCTCAAATTAAGTCTTGaagttgttgtttttgtcttttgaatattattttctaagttaattttgagttattattagtttttctaCATggtttttggattcttttgattAAAtcggtttatatatatagttggtATATTATtcgttttttattaaattattgaattaaaaaactattaagaaTATATTAGAGAGTTTTTCTATCTTAATTTCTCTATAATTTAAGATGGTAGTCTTCTAACCTATAAACCCTAGTTTTTATCCATCCTTCTTTATTTTAAGTGATTTAATTATCTGGTTGAACAATATCagctattttatcttttcatcgcCGTTAAAGCAGTGAAGAAGACATGCAACTCCTGCATATCAGAAGATCTGTCTGCTAAAACCTGCCAAAATACCCATATTGTAGTGAAATGAAGGTGATTTTTCAATCTTCTTCACATGCCTAGTTATGTTTAATTAGGTCAGGGACATGCCTTTCATTCAATTCCCCTCGAAGAGAAATGATGCACATACAGCTGAATTTTgagttccttttgttttcctgttTCAGCTCAGTAAAATCATGAGAAAAGGACGTAATAAATGTTAGACTTGATGAGAATGCCAGTAGAATtcgaatttatttattagaagtGATGCTATAGTTGATAAGTCCTTATCACTGTTACTGATCCAAAAGCATAATGTTTGTAGAAATGAACCTTATATGCCTAGCTCGGTTACGGTATATCCATGTAGCATGCAAATCTCCGTTTGTTTTTGCCTGTAAAATGTGTACACTACTAGctagaaagaaaattatcagatataaataacaatattgatgaaaaaaataccatcattaaattataatattactaTTGTAATAAccggtaaaataaaaataactgatgatatattttttaactatattttttgtttattattccATCAATCgctgtattttttatgaaattaagtttTAGACATCGAAGACATATtgtattggtgtttttttattttttggtagtgatgttttataaacaaaaaccaAGTTTAAAAGTATAATCTTCTACGCTAttcaacttctttttatttttcaaaaagcaAGATCATAAGCAAAACCTCTAATaatctattctttttctttaatgtttaaattaattcacATGGAAAGAAATTAGTAAATGAAGCAACGTAGTACTATAGTGTTTGAGAAAGCtatcaaaactatttttcttataaattttaaaaatatttattttaaattaatttttatatatatttttaaatcgttttgatgtgttaaaattaaaaataattttttattttaatatattttcaagttaatattatttttaaaaaaattattattataatccaaATATCATAAAAGTAAAAGTGAAATACTTTAGGTAACCTAAATAAGTCAAAATCAAAgtcaaagtcaaagaaaaataccTTTTGCTGGCCTTTATTTCCATTTTACTTGAGATATTCTTTAAGTAcctagatttttgttttaactATTTTCCAATAAACAATTCATTCAATTGAAAGTCAACTCCATGTGCAGTAGGTTTAGAAAACGGTGATCTATCATAAATTCTGCAGCTTTTAGTCACGTTGTTGcgtgtaaaataaataaaaataaatatacatcgCCAAT
Coding sequences within:
- the LOC18108594 gene encoding uncharacterized protein LOC18108594; its protein translation is MVCFCFLVDQTRKVRRSKPAAGICSRCGGGASVADMKTCTRFCYVPFYWKSWRAIMCTFCGAVLKSYH